In Bradyrhizobium guangxiense, the genomic window TTGGTCGAGCGCATCGAGCAGAATGGTGGTGTTGTTTATGCAAGATCGAACACCCCCGAGTTCGGAGCGGGGGCCAACACGGTCAATGAACTCTTCGGAGCAACGCTCAATCCGTGGAATCCAGCTCGCTCTGCTGCTGGCTCGTCCGGAGGTGCCGCGGTTGCGATCGCCGCCGGCATGGCTTGGGTTGCGCATGGCTCTGACATGGGGGGCTCACTCCGAAATCCGGCGAGCTTTTGCGGTGTAGTGGGTCTTCGGCCGAGCTTGGGCCGAGTGGCCCGAACTCCCAAATCTAAAATCGACCGCAACCTCGGCATACACGGACCAATGGCGCGCAATGTCGAGGACGTTGCGCTCCTGTTGGACGCAATGAGTGGTGAGCATCCTGCCGATCCACTGTCCTTGCCGGCACCCGCAGAATCGTTCCTGACGACCACGCGCACGGCAAAGAGACCAAGACGGGTTGCCTATTCGGCCGATCTGGGCATTACACCCGTGGATCCTCAAATTGTGGAAATTACCCGCGGCGCTGCAGCGCGCTTCGTCGAACTTGGTGTAATCGTCGAAGAAGCTCACCCCGATCTTCGAGAAGCTCAAGAGTGCTTCCACGTTCTCCGCGCATTCGATTTCGCTATTAGCAAAGCTGCTCTACTTCGAAGCCATCGCGATCTGCTCAAGCCGGACGTCGTTTGGAACATCGAAGAAGGGCTGAAGCTTTCTATCGAGCAACTCGAACGCGCCGAGGAGCAGCGAGTTGCCATGGTGGTGCGCGTACTTAAGTTTTTCGAGAAGTACGATCTTCTCTTGACGCCGGCAACAATCGTAGAGCCTTTCCCCGTGGCCAACAGCCACGTCATGGAGTGCGACGGCAGACAATTTGAGAATTACGTGGATTGGGTTGCCATCGCTTTTGCAATCACCCTCGTCTGTTGCCCCGCGATGTCTCTGCCCTGCGGTTTCACGAGTTCCGGCCTTCCGGTAGGCTTGCAAATGGTCGCTCCCCCTCGAGCCGACGGGCAGTTATTGGCCGGTGCTAAACTGCTTGAAGATAGTTTGGGGCTACTCGGCAGTACGCCGATCGATCTGGGGCTCGCAACATGAATGGCACAATCGCGGTTCTCGGCTGCGGGCTTATAGGCCAAAGCTGGTCGGCGCTATTCACTGCCTATGGTTATGACGTCGTCGGCTGGGATCCAGCGCCAAAATCGCAGTCCCTGTTGCAAGAAGCGATTTCTCGATGTCAGAAGCAGGTTTTTCGTCCCTCGGAACTTGAATCAGGCCTTGGTTCCTTTCGCCTTGTCGAGACACCGGAACAGGCGGTTTCCGACGCCTTTTGGGTTCAGGAAAACGCACCCGAAGTGCTCGAGTTAAAAGGAGAGCTCTACGGCCGCGTTGAGGCGGCAGCCCATCCCGATACGGTACTCGCAAGCAGTACATCCTCTCTAACTTGGTCACAGCTTGCCACCAGCCTAAAACGAACCTCGCGATTCATTACTGCTCATCCCTTCAATCCTCCACACATCATGCCGCTAGTGGAGATTTATGGGGCCGATGCTGATCTTCGGACGACGGCTGTGTCGTTCTTTCGCGGGCTCGGCCGCGAGCCAGTTCTTTTAGCCCGCGACGTAGTAGGGCACATCGCCAACCGGCTTGCTTCAGCACTCTGGCGTGAAGCGGTCAACTTAGTCGCCGAGAATATTGCTGATGTCGCCGCTGTCGACGCGGCGCTCGTGCATGGACCTGGGCTGCGCTGGTCAGTGGTCGGTGCACATATGGCCTACCACCTTGGTGGGGGTCCTGGGGGAATTGAGCATTACCTGCGACATCTCGGGCCTAGCCAGGAACGCCGATGGGCCACGCTAGGTCAGCCACAGCTTACTCCCGATGTCTGTACCCGTCTGGTCGCTGGCGTCCATGCAGAGGCGGATGGCAGATCGATTTCCGAATTAGAAGGTGAACGTGATCGCGCACTCTTGAGACTCCTTGCCGCGCGGAGTTCAATTTAAGCATATGGACAAGCTCAGCGTGGGTTGACTTCAGCGACAATTGGAAGACAACCTGTACATCCGAGCCGGCGCTCGCAGGACTGACGCGCCGTTGACATTGGCCAAAGCTGTTGCCTGACGGCGCTATCAAGCGTGAATTGCACCAAACAATCATCATTGCCAAGCCGCCGACGGCGCGTGGCACGCTCCCTCAGTCTGAGCTGCTGCCGGTTTGATGGACACCGAGATTAGGTGTTTCATGAAGCCGGAGGTGGGCGATGAAGAGACGGAAGTTTAGTCGCAAGTTCAAGATCTAGGCGGTCAAGCTGGTCCGGAAACGCGGGGTGTCGGTGGCACAAGCCGGCCGCGACCTGGACGTTCATGAGAACGTTCTGCGCAAATGGGTCAAGGAGTTCGGCTGCTGATTCCGCTTGATGTCGCCCACCATTCCGGGATGATGTCGCCCGGGGTATCGCAAGAGCGAACCCGGGGTGACGAGGCCTCTTCTGGCTCCGATACGGTCCCGCCTTTCGTTGCGAAGGGGGACCTGGATGCCGACGGAGAGGCTTGCGATGCGCCATGTGCGCGATGTGATCAGATTGAAGTCGGCTGGGATGCCGACCCGCGAGATTGCGCGGCGGTTGGGGACGGTGCCTTCGACGGTGCGGTTGACGATCCGCCGGTTTGAAGCGGCGGGGCTGACCTGGCCATTGCCCGACGGCATCACCGACGCTGTGCTGGAAGCCCGGTTGTTCGCCAGCGCGGGAGCCGGTCTCGGCACCCGGCGTGGCCATCGCCGGCAGGCGGAGCCGGACTGGGCGGCGGTGCACCGCGAGCTCCGGCGCACGCACGTGACGCTGTCGATCCTGTGGGAGGAGTACATCGCGGGCGAACCCGGCGGGTATCGCTATTCGCGGTTCTGCGAGCTCTACCGGGCCTGGGAAGGCCGGCTGTCGGCGACGATGCGCCAGTCGCATGCAGCCGGCGACAAGCTGTTCGTCGATTATGCGGGCGACGGCGTGCCGGTGGTGATCGACCGGTTTACCGGCGAGCGGCGCACCGCGCAGATCTTCGTCGCGGTGCTCGGCGCATCGAGCTTCACCTGCGCGCAGGCGACCTGGACGCAGGGGCTCGCCGACTGGATCGATGGCCACGTCGGCGCCTTCGAGGCGATCGGCGGCGTGCCGGCACTGCTGGTGCCGGACAACACCAAGGTCGCCGTGATCAAGGCCTGCCTGTACGATCCGCAGATCAACCGCAGCTACGCCGACATGGCGGCGCAATACGGCACCGCCATTCTGCCGGCCAGGCCCACGGCGGCCACGGGACAAGGCCAAGGTCGAGCAGGCGGTCCTCATGGTCGAGCGCTGGCTGCTCGGACGGCTGCGCCATCGGACCTTCCACAGCCTCGCCGAGGTCAACGCGGCGATCGCCGAGTTAATGACCCGGCTCAACGAGGAGCGACCGATCCGGCGGCTCGGCGTGCCCCGCCGCAAGCTGCTGGAGGAGATCGACCGGCCGGCACTCAGGGTCTTGCCGGAGAGCCCTTACGTGTTCGCCGAGTGGCGGATCTGCCGGGCCAGCATCGACTACCACGTCGAGGTCGAGGCGCATTACTACAGCGTCCCGCATCGCTTCGTCCGCGCCGAGGTCGAGGTGCGCTTCACCGCCCGCACCGTGGAGATATTCCACAAGGGCGAGCGGATCGCCGCGCATCAGCGCATGAGCGGCAACCACAAGCACACCACCGTGCCGGAACACATGGCGTCCAGTCATCGGCGCTACGCCGGCTGGACCATCGAGCGCATCCGCAAGGAGGCCGCCGCGATCGGGCCGGCCACCGCCGCGCTGTGCGACCTGATCCTCGATGAACGCACGCACCCCGAGCAGGGCTTTCGCACATCGGCGCGCACCTACGGCTCAGTCAAATCGATCCTCGCCAACAATCTCGATCGGCGGCCTTCACCCAAGCGGCCCGCGGACGACGCGCCGATCCTCCATCCCAACAACCGCGGGCCGCGCTACTACAACTAGGAGATCACGCCTTGCTCACGCATCCGCCCCTCGATCAACTCTACACGCTCGGCCTGCATGGCATGGCGAAGGCGCCTTCGCCGACATCGAAGCCGGCGGCGAGGCCGCAAGCCTCGGCCACGCCGAATGGCTCGCGCTCCTGCTCGAACGCGAAGCGTCGCTGCGACGCGACAAGCGGCTGTCGAAGCGGCTGCAATACGCCAAGCTGCGCCAGGAGGCCTGCGTCGAGGACATCGACTATCGCACCCCGCGCGGCCTCGACCGCAGCCTGCTGACGATGCTGGTCGAAGGGCAATGGATCGACGACCACGCCACCTTTTGATCTGCGGGCCCTCCGGCGTCGGTAAGAGCTGGCTCGCCTCAGCGCTCGGCAACAAGGCCTGCCGCGACAATCGCTCCGTGCTTTATCAGCGCGTCCCACGGCTGTTTAGCGATCTCGCTTTGGCGCGCGGCGACGGCCGCCACTCCCGCCTGCTGCGCGCGCTTGGCCGCGTCGATCTCCTCATCTTTGATGGTGTGGACGGCCTCACCTCAACGGCATCATAGTGCCAAGGCGTGGTCGCCAGAGCGCCACAAAGAAGGGGGACCGTCCGAGATGAAGTTTATTAGAATAGGCGTTGATCTCGCCAAGAACTATTTTCAGATTAATGCGCTGTCTAGTGAGGATGCCCCAGCCGTAAAGCGCAAGCTGACGCGCCGGACGATGCGCGAGTTCTTCTCGAGGATCGAGCCGTGCCGCGTTGGCATGGAGGCTTGCGGCTCAGCCCACTATAGGGCGCGCGAACTGAAGGCCATGGGACACGATGTGTCTCTGATGCCGCCGGCCTACACAAAACCCTATGTCAAGCGAGGTAAGAACGATGCCGTCGATGCGGAAGCCATCTGTGAAGCGGTCTCGCGCCCTGCCATGCGTTTTGTGCCGATCAAGAGCGCTGATCAGCAAGCGACCCTGATGTGGCACAAGACGCGCGAGCTGCTGGTCAAACAGCGAACGATGAGCGTGAACGCTCTACGCGGCCATTTGGCCGAATTCGGTCTTGTCGTCGCCAAGGGCACCGGCCGCGTCGACGAGCCTTTAGGCCTCGCAGAAGGCGATGCGACTCTTCCCGACGCCGCTGTCCTGGCCGCGAGGGTTCTCGGTCAGCAAATTGATGCGCTCGGAGGCGCACTCGATGATTTGGAGAGGGAGATCGCCAAGGCTCACGCGCTCAGCGAGACGAGCCGTTCGCTCGGAGAAATTTCCGGCGTTGGCAAGCTTGTTGCCTCGGTAATTACAGCCAGTGTACCAGACCCAAGCGTATTCAATTCGGGACGGGATTTTGCTGCCTGGCTGGGTCTGACGCCCAGGCAAATTTCAAGCGGGGGTAAACCAACTCTCGGAACCATCACCAAGGCGGGTAATCGATATATAAGGAAGTTACTCGTTCTCGGAGCAACATCGCTTCTAAACGTTGTGGAAAAACGCCGCGGCGGCTTGCGCGACTGGATTGTCGGGCTTTTGGCTAAAAAAGCCGGCGCGGCTTGTGACCGTCGCCCTCGCCAACAAGCTTGCTCGGATCATCTGGGCAATGATGAAAACCGGAGAATGCTTCCGCACCGAGATGTTCGCCAAACTTTGAGTGTCGGACAGCCGCATCGAAGAGTTATAAGCTTGGTAAGTGCAAGAAAGGCATGATGAAAGACAACGGTCGCCACCGAAAACCAGGAAAACCCGACCAGTCGTGTGAGCCTCAAAGCTCGCATCCTTGATGTGACCCCTTGGTTGTCGGACTTCATCAGGGCCAGCGGAGATATGATCCGCGCAAAACGCCGGACATACGATCGCAGCCGTCCAAGTCGTTCGAAGTGCCAAATTGTGCTTGCCATCAGAGGCCGTCCACATACGACGACTGGGGCCTCGAGCCGCTTGACGCCGCGGCCCGCCACGACCTCCTGGAGATCCTCGAGGACCGCTACGGCCGCGGCTCCACCATCGTCACCAGCCAGCTCCCGATCGATCAATGGCACGCGCTGATCGGGGAGCCGATGACTTCATGATGCCTCCTCCTTCGAACGCTTGGTGTGTTGTACTCGATTGCGAAGCTGACTGATTTGTTCGTCTGAGAGCTCGATCTGCCATGGCTGGCCTTTGGTTAACTGACGACCTGCCAGCATTCCGCGCGCGAGATAGTCGAATACCGTCTGCGGGGTTACTCCAAGCTCAGCCGCTGCGCCCTGAATCGAGAAGCTGCCGTCGGGCCAGCGCATCGGATTCTTGTCTACGCCGTTGATTTTGACCGTGGGAATGCCCCAGCGGGTGCGCAACAGCCGGACGTTCTCGCCTTTGAAAGCGCAGCCTCGGGCCGCGACAAAGCCTTCCTGATTGAGGATTGCCGCGATCTCGGCATCCATTTTATGTTCAGCATTCAACTCGACGATCCGTCGCCGCAACCGATCAATGTCAATGTAGTTGCGGTAGGTATGAACGCGCCGTTGTACGTGATGCTCGCTGGTTGTGGCGGTCTGCCAGACGACGGGCCAAGCGAGAAGCGTCGAGGCTCACCACAAGGCCGGCGTTGCCAAGGCCGATCTCGGCAATGAGCTTCTGGAAACCATGACGATCCACAGCGCCAGCTCCGGACTTGCCCAGATCCTCGTCAATGACCTGGACGCGCTCCGGCGGCCAGCCCAGACCGATGGCCCGATCGACGAGGCGGTACTGCAGCTCGGTGCTCTCCTGGTGCTGGCGCACCTGGTTCACGGATGACTGCCGCACGTAGACGTAGGCCAACTTGGCTCGGTGTGCGGTCGTGAGCCGCTCGTCAGCGACGGTCGAGCTGATCAGCACGACCCAGTCTCCTTCCGGCCGTGCCGGGAACCGCTTGCATTCGCCGCAGCAGCGTGGCGAGGATTTGAGCGATCTGGGTTTGCGTCGCGGTCGACAGATTCGGCCACAGGCGCGGAATGTCGGCCGTCGGACGGCGGGGTGGATTTGCCAATATCGGCAGGGGGCGATACGCAACGCGACCTGGAAGCGGTCGGTGGGTCATCGCGAATCACCTTCTCGTCGAGAAGGCTCAGACTCGCGCTCAAATGTTGCATCAATGGGATCAGCGTACGGGCACTGATGCGCGGCAGATCGGCGGCGTTCGGGCGAGGCGTGATCGGCGTCTCGACAAGATCCGTCGACGCGATCCGAACTGCCCGCGGCCGGCCGTCCGGCAGCGCGACAACGACGTAGGCGGGACCGCCCCCGACCGCTCCTTCAGCACCTCAAGCCGGTGCCCAAAAAGAAAATGATGCGGGTCAGTGATCGTGACGTGAGACACGACCCGTTCCAAAATAGGGGCACTCTGTTGTGTTTGGTGATCCCACCTACGCCGACGCCGTCCTCGACCGCCTGGTCCATAACGCCCACCGGATCGATCTGAACGGCGAAAGCATGCGGCGAACCCGCAAACCTGACCGAAAGGCCTGAGCCTGTGGCGCTGTGGACATGCCGCTACGCTTGGACAACGCAAGAGCGTTGCCCACATGCCCACAGCAGGAACAACAGAAAACCCCGCCCGTCGAGCCGCGATTCAAGATTGACCACGCGGCTTCGCCGATGCCAGAAACCAGACAGCCAGAACGCCTCGCGCCCCGGGCGACATCAAATCGGAATGGTGGGCGAGATCATCTCGGAATACTGGAGGGTTCAAATAGGTCCCGCGTCGCAGATCTCGCCGCAAGTCCAGCGCGGGACCTATTTGAAGCTGGATTGAACGAAGCCGCGTCTTGTGAGCGAGGACCTATGGGGGCTCGATCTAGGCGCCGGTAGGCGCGATTGACCCGATGTCGGGCCCGCGAGCGAGTGTGGCCGCAGATTGCCGTTGATATTGGCAGCAGAGGATGCCGGCGTCGATAGCGTCGAACGGCGCGTCAAGCCCAAGCGGCTGACTATCGCCCGTTCGCCGCGCGTTGTGAGCGTGCTTGATCGTTCCGACGGAGAACGTCGGCATGGCGATGCCTGCAGTGGGAGCGAACAAGTCGAGGTAGTCGGTCATGATGTATCGCAGCGAGGTGCTGCGCGTCGCGGCGTTTGCGCACGCGGCACAGGCCCAATCTCGACCATGCGGCCTCCGCAGATGGGGCACAAGTCGAGGCGGTGACCAATGAGGATGGCGCAGCGCTCACGATAGTCGACAGCTTCGGCAGGCGGAGGCGGCTCTGGCGCCTTTAGCGCCGCTCGGATGCGCGCGAGTTTGGCGACGCGGCAGGCGTTCGCCAGGAAGCCAAAATGACGGATGCGGCGAAACCCCTTCGGCAATACGTGGAGCAGAAAGCGACGAAGGAACTCCTCAGTGTCGAGCGTCATCACTTTGGATCTGTTGCCAGCGCGATAATCCTTCCACCGGAAGCGGACGTGGCCCTGGTCACAGGTAAGGAGCCGGCCGTTGGCGATTGCAACGCGATGGGTGTAGCGCCCGAGATAGGCCAGAACCTGTTCTGGTCCGCCGAAGGGACGCTTGGCGTAGACGACCCACTCGACCTTGCGGAGGGCGGTTAGATGGCGGGCGAATGCCGCTGGCTCGACGAGGTGCGCGAGATGGCCGAAGAACTGGAGCTTGGTGCCATTGAACGCCGCCTGCAGGCGCTCCAGGAACAGCCGACGATACAATCGTGACAGGACGCGAACGGGAAGGAAGAAGCCGGGGCGACAATGAACCCAGCTTCCATCAGGGGCGATCCCGCCGCCTGGCACGAGGCAATGGGCATGCGGATGATGCGTCAGGGTCTGGCCCCAGGTATGGAGAATGGCGATCATCCCGGTCTCGGCACCGAGATGCTTCGGGTCGGCGCTGATGAGACGGATCGTCTCGGCTGCTGCCTTGAGCAGGATGTCGTAGACCGCCGTCTTGTTCTGCAGCGCGATGGCGGCCACCGGCGCCGGCACGGTGAAGACGACATGGAAATAGGGGACCGGCAGCAGGTCGGCCTGGCGCTCGGCGAGCCATTGGGCGCGCGCGAGCGCTTGGCACTTTGGACAGTGCCGATCGCGACAGCTGTTATAGGCGACGCGGACCAGGCCGCAGTCGTCGCACCGCTCGACGTGGCCGCCGAGCGTCGCTGTGCGACACGCCTCGATGGCCGCCATCACACGGCGCTGATCGGAGGACAGCCGAGGACCCTGCGCGGCACGGAAGGCGCCGCCGTGGCGGCGGAGGATGTCCGCCACCTCGAGCACGGGGCGCATATGCGCAGCTCAGTCGGGTGGGATCACCCTGACGGAGAGTCCATCGAATGGGCTGGTCGTGCGGGCGAGCAGGTTGGTCGCAACCTGAGCGTAGCGCGCGGTCGATCCCAGGTCGGCATGTCCGAGCAGAACTTGAATGATGCGAATGTCGATCCCGCTTTCCAGGAGATGGGTCGCAAACGAGTGCCGGAGCGTATGGACAGTAATCGGCTTGGCAAGCCGAGCGCGGCGGCGGGCGGCGCGGCAGGCCGCCTGGACGCAGCGGACGCTGACATGTTCACTTGGGTCTTGGCCTGGAAATAGCCACAGCCCCGGTCGGGCTCGCATCCAGTACGTACGCAGAATCTCCAGCAGTCGCGGAGAAAGCATCGCGTAACGATCCCTGCCGCCCTTACCGTTCTCGATGTGGATCAACATTCGCTTGCTGTCGATCGAGCTCACCTTCAGGCGGACGACTTCACTAACCCGTAAGCCAGCCGCATAAGCCGTCGCCAGCACGACGCGATTGCGCACCCCTGTAACCGCGTCCAGGAAGCGCTCGATCTCTTCGGCACTAAGCACGAGCGGGAGCTTGTCGGGCTTCTGGCCACCAATGATCCGCTCGAATGCCTCCGTCTGCCCGAGTGTGACGCCGTAGAAGAACCGCAGCGCGCAGGCCACCTGATTGATGTGGGACCACGAGCGCTTTTGGCCGATGAGATGTAGTTGGTAGGCGCGGACCTGCTCGAAACTCAACCGGTCCGGGCATAGCCGAAATGGCGGCTAAACTTTGCGATCGCATAGATATAGGATTGTTGAGTCGACGGCGACAGATTGCGGACCGTCATGTCCTCGATCATGCGCTGCCGAAGAGGGCTCATCGTAGCCATCTGGGTCTCCTGTCTTGAGAGGGGTGGTGCGAAGACCAACATCCTCTCAGACAGGACACCTCAGTTCAGCAGGTTTGCCCCCTACTGCCGCGTAGCGGGTTCGTTCAATCCTGGGCGAGATCAAATCGGTACACCCCGGCGAGATCATTGGAATCAGCAAGTTCGGCTCCGACCCGGTGCAGGCCTTTCCCGGTCACGGGCAGATGAAGCCGGAGCAGCAGGAGATCGAGCGGCTGCGCCGTGAGGTCGCCAAGCTGAAGGCCGAGCGGGATATCCTAAATAACTGTCCAGCGTCGTGGCGCGCCTGCGCGGGATAGAAACAGCCTTGTGCTATCCTTTAGCTCGGAGGGTAGCGGCCGTCAGCTTATTGGAGGCACTGTCCCCGTTAAAAAACGTGGTCCATGGGCGCATGCGGACTTGAGAGTGGTGACGCCGTTTCGACGGCGATCCCGATTAGGAAGATGACAAATTGGCATAGCCCTGACCCTCCAGCCCATCATCGGACGGAGGAGTTGCGATGCCTAACAGGACAACCGACCGCGGCCCGGACCTAAAGCTGGTCAACCTCGGCCGGCCGCTATCGATATCGGATCAAAGATGCACATGGCCGCGGTAAACCCGGCCTGCACCGACAAGCCAGTGCGTGCATTCGGCACATTCACGCAAGACCTGCATGAACTGGCGGACTGGTTCAAGATGTGCGGCGTGACCAGTGTCGCGATGGAATCCACTGGGGTCTATTGGATCCCAGTCTACGAGATCTAGAACAGCGCGGGTTTGAGGTCATTCTGGTCAACGCGCGGTACGCCAAGAATGTACCTGGCCGTAAAACCGATCTCAGCGATGCCGCTTGGTTACGCCAGCTCCACTCCTATGGCCTGTTACGGGGCAGCTTCCGACCGATGCCGAGATCGCAACGTTGCGAGCCTATCTACGCCAGCGCGAGCGGCTCGTGGAATATGCTGCCGCCCATATCCAACATATGCAAAAGGCTCTGATGGAGATGAACCTGCAGCTCCATCATGTTGTGTCGGATATCACCGGCGCGACCGGCATGCGGATTATCCGAGCCATTGTTGCAGGCGAACGCAATCCCGACGTCCCGGCAACCTATCGGGACGTGCGCTGCCACTCATCGATCGAGACGATCCGCGCAGCGCTCGTAGGCAATGACCGCCACGAACATGTTTTCGCGTTAGCTCAATCACTGGAGCTCTACGACGTTTATCAGGCAAAGATGCTCGACTGTGATCGCAAGCTCGAAGTCCTGATCAGTGCATTGAACACCAAAGGAGCAAGACCGGTCGGAAACCTAGCCAAGCCGCGCGTAAAGACCAAGCA contains:
- a CDS encoding amidase, whose translation is MHELIRQTACSVVEKLRNGEVSPPELLDALEQRIGQVDGKLNALPILCFDRARTHARTLMERPTGARGLLAGLPVPIKDLIDVAGTRNTQGSPIFRNKIAETSDILVERIEQNGGVVYARSNTPEFGAGANTVNELFGATLNPWNPARSAAGSSGGAAVAIAAGMAWVAHGSDMGGSLRNPASFCGVVGLRPSLGRVARTPKSKIDRNLGIHGPMARNVEDVALLLDAMSGEHPADPLSLPAPAESFLTTTRTAKRPRRVAYSADLGITPVDPQIVEITRGAAARFVELGVIVEEAHPDLREAQECFHVLRAFDFAISKAALLRSHRDLLKPDVVWNIEEGLKLSIEQLERAEEQRVAMVVRVLKFFEKYDLLLTPATIVEPFPVANSHVMECDGRQFENYVDWVAIAFAITLVCCPAMSLPCGFTSSGLPVGLQMVAPPRADGQLLAGAKLLEDSLGLLGSTPIDLGLAT
- a CDS encoding 3-hydroxyacyl-CoA dehydrogenase NAD-binding domain-containing protein is translated as MNGTIAVLGCGLIGQSWSALFTAYGYDVVGWDPAPKSQSLLQEAISRCQKQVFRPSELESGLGSFRLVETPEQAVSDAFWVQENAPEVLELKGELYGRVEAAAHPDTVLASSTSSLTWSQLATSLKRTSRFITAHPFNPPHIMPLVEIYGADADLRTTAVSFFRGLGREPVLLARDVVGHIANRLASALWREAVNLVAENIADVAAVDAALVHGPGLRWSVVGAHMAYHLGGGPGGIEHYLRHLGPSQERRWATLGQPQLTPDVCTRLVAGVHAEADGRSISELEGERDRALLRLLAARSSI
- a CDS encoding recombinase family protein; translated protein: MLISSTVADERLTTAHRAKLAYVYVRQSSVNQVRQHQESTELQYRLVDRAIGLGWPPERVQVIDEDLGKSGAGAVDRHGFQKLIAEIGLGNAGLVVSLDASRLARRLADRHNQRASRTTARSYLPQLH
- a CDS encoding IS91 family transposase, with protein sequence MRPVLEVADILRRHGGAFRAAQGPRLSSDQRRVMAAIEACRTATLGGHVERCDDCGLVRVAYNSCRDRHCPKCQALARAQWLAERQADLLPVPYFHVVFTVPAPVAAIALQNKTAVYDILLKAAAETIRLISADPKHLGAETGMIAILHTWGQTLTHHPHAHCLVPGGGIAPDGSWVHCRPGFFLPVRVLSRLYRRLFLERLQAAFNGTKLQFFGHLAHLVEPAAFARHLTALRKVEWVVYAKRPFGGPEQVLAYLGRYTHRVAIANGRLLTCDQGHVRFRWKDYRAGNRSKVMTLDTEEFLRRFLLHVLPKGFRRIRHFGFLANACRVAKLARIRAALKAPEPPPPAEAVDYRERCAILIGHRLDLCPICGGRMVEIGPVPRAQTPRRAAPRCDTS